A window of the Microbacterium sp. AZCO genome harbors these coding sequences:
- a CDS encoding metalloregulator ArsR/SmtB family transcription factor, with product MPNYREEVDAVLKALADPTRRAVVERLAKSPAVVSDLAIPFSMALPSLLQHLRVLEDAAIITSHKQGRVRTVTLRPGALDVLHLWLGEQRTSAERQADRLGIHLSRTLSQET from the coding sequence ATGCCTAACTATCGCGAGGAGGTGGATGCCGTGCTCAAAGCGCTGGCCGATCCGACTCGCCGGGCTGTCGTGGAGCGGCTGGCGAAATCGCCGGCCGTCGTCTCCGACCTCGCGATCCCCTTCTCTATGGCGCTGCCCTCGCTCCTCCAGCACCTGCGGGTGCTCGAGGACGCGGCGATCATCACGTCGCACAAGCAGGGGCGCGTCCGCACCGTGACGCTCAGGCCGGGCGCCCTCGACGTGCTGCACCTCTGGCTCGGCGAGCAGCGCACCTCGGCCGAGCGGCAGGCCGACCGGCTCGGCATCCATCTGTCCCGCACACTTTCCCAGGAGACCTGA
- a CDS encoding dihydrofolate reductase family protein: protein MTRVRIDLFASLDGYTAAPEPDGDNPMGDDWGPLTAAYAATRTFRRMVFGDTSGAGTTGIDDAFAEAFFEGVGAEIMGAAMFGLHANPDDPDWKGWWGDEPPFGGPVYVLTHTAPRPSIPMNGGTTFHFRTGAIEDVLAEATAAADGEDVRVGGGIRTARQFLRAGLVDDLHVGIAPIVLGRGNPVWEDLRGLEHTHQVTSEVSESGTIHVRFTR, encoded by the coding sequence ATGACCCGCGTCCGCATCGACCTGTTCGCCTCGCTCGACGGCTACACCGCCGCTCCTGAACCCGACGGCGACAACCCCATGGGCGACGACTGGGGTCCGCTCACCGCCGCGTACGCCGCGACCCGCACCTTCCGGCGCATGGTCTTCGGCGACACGAGCGGCGCAGGCACGACGGGCATCGACGACGCGTTCGCCGAGGCGTTCTTCGAGGGCGTGGGCGCTGAGATCATGGGCGCCGCGATGTTCGGCCTGCACGCGAACCCCGACGATCCCGACTGGAAGGGGTGGTGGGGCGATGAGCCGCCGTTCGGCGGTCCGGTCTACGTGCTCACGCACACGGCGCCTCGCCCCTCGATCCCGATGAACGGCGGCACGACCTTCCACTTCCGCACCGGGGCGATCGAGGACGTGCTCGCCGAAGCCACCGCGGCGGCCGACGGTGAGGACGTGCGCGTCGGCGGCGGCATCCGCACCGCCCGTCAGTTCCTTCGCGCCGGCCTCGTCGACGATCTGCACGTCGGCATCGCCCCCATCGTGCTCGGGCGCGGCAATCCCGTGTGGGAAGACCTGCGGGGCCTCGAGCACACGCATCAGGTGACGTCGGAGGTGTCCGAGAGCGGCACCATCCATGTCCGGTTCACGCGGTGA
- a CDS encoding SRPBCC domain-containing protein — MSGSRGEAAMTTEHRLAHSAFTLTRDFPVSVERVWRAFAEEDQKRKWLGDADTFERGEWRFDFRVGGRDVDEAQFHGGPRSRYEAVYTDIVEPVRIVTTYDMWLDGIHMSTSVASFEFEEIAGGTRLTHVEHGVFFDQFWEDGPNREEGSRGILESLAAHLA, encoded by the coding sequence ATGTCCGGTTCACGCGGTGAGGCGGCGATGACGACGGAGCATCGGCTCGCGCACTCCGCGTTCACCCTCACGCGCGACTTCCCGGTGTCGGTGGAGCGGGTGTGGCGCGCGTTCGCCGAGGAGGATCAGAAGCGCAAGTGGCTCGGCGACGCCGACACGTTCGAGCGGGGTGAGTGGCGATTCGACTTCCGCGTCGGAGGACGCGACGTCGACGAGGCGCAGTTCCACGGCGGCCCCCGGTCTCGGTATGAAGCCGTCTACACCGACATCGTCGAGCCCGTGCGCATCGTCACGACCTACGACATGTGGCTCGACGGCATCCACATGTCGACCTCTGTGGCCTCGTTCGAGTTCGAGGAGATCGCCGGCGGGACCCGGCTGACGCACGTCGAGCACGGCGTCTTCTTCGACCAGTTCTGGGAGGACGGCCCCAACCGCGAGGAGGGCAGTCGCGGCATCCTGGAATCGCTCGCAGCGCACCTCGCCTGA
- a CDS encoding VanZ family protein, translated as MTSSRRSGEPWPRRGILILAFVVYLMLLAWVVLWKLETPWIGEAALLPRPLKLVPFVARGDAGASAPIEVVINLVIFVPFGLFVGALAPTWAWWKAGAVFLGASLVLETAQHLISTGSFDTTDLIVNTAGGLLGTAVVAALRRRHSDRASALIGRVCVILTAVAVVAVVAFVASPLHYGPQRDVVVQRTTSR; from the coding sequence GTGACGTCTTCACGCCGATCCGGCGAGCCCTGGCCGCGGCGCGGCATCCTGATCCTGGCGTTCGTCGTCTATCTGATGCTTCTCGCATGGGTCGTCCTGTGGAAGCTCGAGACGCCGTGGATCGGCGAGGCCGCGCTGCTTCCGCGGCCGCTCAAGCTCGTGCCCTTCGTCGCCAGAGGCGATGCGGGAGCGAGCGCCCCGATCGAGGTCGTGATCAACCTCGTGATCTTCGTGCCGTTCGGCCTCTTCGTCGGGGCCCTCGCGCCGACGTGGGCGTGGTGGAAGGCGGGCGCCGTCTTCCTCGGTGCGAGCCTCGTGCTCGAGACCGCACAGCACCTCATCTCGACCGGCAGCTTCGACACGACGGACCTCATCGTCAACACGGCCGGCGGCCTCCTCGGCACTGCCGTCGTCGCGGCGCTGCGTCGTCGTCACTCGGATCGGGCGAGTGCGCTGATCGGAAGAGTGTGCGTGATCCTCACGGCCGTCGCCGTGGTCGCGGTCGTCGCCTTCGTCGCTTCGCCGCTGCACTACGGGCCGCAGCGCGACGTCGTCGTGCAGCGAACGACCTCCCGCTGA
- a CDS encoding DUF1524 domain-containing protein, producing MQSTAHARHDAPVGLIPPDAATPAAPKRRRRLPVWAWVIIGVVLVGIGLLLSPVFAAISLVVLITGIVALAKRTPTWLRLRTPKIAAVVTAAAGVVFLVTGLISSAIFPSEPATDAAAHQLAASELSVVHAAPSKADAPATSVDGMASTAADETATAGTALATLATLEVKGRAPATGYARNQFGQRWLDVDRNGCDTRNDVLAAQLTDVVRRGSCRVLSGTLADPYTAKNISFVRGQGTSELVQIDHVVSLSDAWQTGAQKLSPDQRASFANDPLNLLAVDGPANAKKGDGDAATWLPANKAYRCEYVARQISVKATYGLWVTPAEHDAMARVLAACPDQPTLTSTFASPAPAPVQTQAEPAPAPAAPAPAAPAPPAPAAPAPVAPAPAPAQPAPAPAPAAPTATFYQNCDAVRAAGAAPIHVGDPGYSRKLDRDGDGTGCE from the coding sequence ATGCAGTCGACGGCGCACGCACGACACGACGCCCCGGTGGGCCTCATCCCGCCCGACGCTGCCACGCCGGCAGCCCCGAAGCGCAGGCGGCGCCTTCCCGTCTGGGCATGGGTCATCATCGGCGTCGTCCTGGTCGGGATCGGCCTCCTGCTGTCGCCGGTCTTCGCCGCGATCTCGCTCGTCGTGCTCATCACCGGCATCGTCGCGCTGGCCAAGCGCACGCCCACCTGGCTTCGCCTGCGGACGCCGAAGATCGCCGCCGTCGTCACGGCAGCCGCGGGCGTCGTCTTCCTGGTGACGGGCCTGATCTCATCGGCGATCTTCCCCAGCGAGCCCGCCACCGACGCCGCCGCTCATCAGCTGGCCGCATCAGAGCTGTCGGTGGTCCATGCCGCGCCGTCGAAGGCGGACGCGCCTGCAACGAGCGTCGACGGGATGGCGTCGACCGCAGCGGACGAGACGGCGACCGCCGGAACCGCACTGGCCACGCTCGCGACGCTGGAGGTGAAGGGACGCGCACCGGCGACGGGATACGCGCGAAACCAGTTCGGACAGCGCTGGCTGGACGTCGACCGCAACGGATGCGACACCCGCAACGACGTCCTCGCCGCCCAGCTGACCGACGTCGTCCGCAGAGGCTCCTGCAGGGTGCTCTCGGGCACCCTCGCCGACCCCTACACCGCCAAGAACATCAGCTTCGTTCGCGGGCAGGGGACGTCCGAGCTCGTGCAGATCGACCACGTCGTCTCGCTGTCCGACGCCTGGCAGACGGGCGCCCAGAAGCTCAGCCCGGACCAGAGGGCGAGCTTCGCGAACGACCCGCTCAACCTGCTCGCCGTCGACGGCCCCGCCAACGCGAAGAAGGGTGACGGGGATGCCGCGACATGGCTACCCGCCAACAAGGCGTACCGCTGCGAATACGTCGCCCGCCAGATCTCGGTGAAGGCGACTTACGGCCTGTGGGTCACTCCGGCCGAACACGATGCCATGGCCCGCGTGCTCGCCGCCTGCCCCGATCAGCCGACCCTGACGTCGACCTTCGCGTCACCGGCACCCGCTCCCGTGCAGACCCAGGCGGAGCCCGCTCCCGCCCCGGCCGCTCCTGCCCCCGCTGCGCCAGCGCCTCCTGCCCCCGCTGCGCCCGCGCCCGTTGCGCCGGCGCCGGCGCCGGCGCAGCCCGCCCCGGCACCCGCACCTGCCGCACCGACGGCGACGTTCTATCAGAACTGCGATGCGGTCCGCGCGGCCGGCGCGGCCCCCATCCACGTCGGCGATCCCGGCTACTCCCGCAAGCTCGACCGAGACGGCGACGGCACCGGCTGCGAGTAG
- a CDS encoding RNA-binding S4 domain-containing protein, with translation MADEAPIQDVPIGGEMIRLGQFLKFAGLLDSGGDVKEAIIDGYVTVNGEVDRRRGRQLHSGDVVGFEGRLVRVRP, from the coding sequence GTGGCAGATGAGGCTCCCATTCAGGATGTGCCGATCGGCGGGGAGATGATCCGCCTCGGCCAGTTCCTCAAGTTCGCGGGACTCCTCGACTCGGGGGGAGACGTGAAGGAAGCCATCATCGACGGCTACGTCACCGTGAACGGCGAGGTCGATCGCCGACGTGGTCGCCAGTTGCACAGCGGCGATGTCGTCGGCTTCGAGGGTCGCCTCGTCCGCGTCCGGCCCTGA
- a CDS encoding ATP-dependent DNA ligase — MGKLTYQGSVKLDVDDRALAHLQLVIGSKLRRGEPFHFSWVDDISIGGGRTIVWIHPTCSLVYKYYGSRTPHINPAWVDALAFTANSATGLYLVPEPAGPAEPIPAEPHLVA; from the coding sequence ATGGGCAAGTTGACGTATCAAGGCAGCGTGAAGCTGGACGTCGACGATCGCGCCCTGGCGCACCTGCAGCTCGTGATCGGAAGCAAACTCCGCCGGGGCGAGCCTTTCCACTTCAGCTGGGTCGACGACATCAGCATCGGCGGCGGCCGCACCATCGTCTGGATCCACCCGACCTGCTCCCTCGTGTACAAGTACTACGGAAGCCGCACCCCGCACATCAATCCCGCGTGGGTCGACGCGCTCGCCTTCACCGCGAACTCGGCGACCGGTCTCTACCTGGTCCCCGAACCGGCCGGACCTGCCGAGCCGATTCCGGCGGAGCCCCATCTGGTGGCCTGA
- a CDS encoding DEAD/DEAH box helicase, with product MTFAALGLGDSVLAALRDVGYETPSAIQAATIPTLLAGRDVVGLAQTGTGKTAAFALPILDRLDVSQKTPQALVLAPTRELALQVCEAFEKYASHLRGVHVLPVYGGQGYGVQLSALRRGVHVIVGTPGRIMDHLDKGTLDLTELKYLVLDEADEMLKMGFAEDVETILADTPDTKQVALFSATMPAAIRRISQQYLNDPEEITVKTKTTTSSTITQRYLIVSFQQKMDALTRILETENFDGLIVFGRTKSVTEEIAEKLRARGYSAAAINGDVAQPVREKTINQLKSGKLDILVATDVAARGLDVERISHVVNFDIPTDTESYVHRIGRTGRAGRSGDAISFVTPRERGLVRAIERATRQELTEIPLPSVDEVNVTRLARFDDGITAALGDTERIDRFRDIVAHYVRHHDVPEVDVAAALAVVAQGDSPLLLEPDPEPTRRDRGDRDRDRGDRPGRFDRDREGGERRPRVPREGMATYRIAVGKRHRVEPRQIVGALANEGGLKRDDFGAIQIRPDFSLVELPADLPRATLDRLEGTRISGRLIELRLDTGGPSRGARRDSERPPRKPRH from the coding sequence ATGACGTTCGCCGCCCTCGGATTGGGTGATTCGGTGCTCGCGGCGCTGCGCGACGTCGGGTACGAAACGCCGTCGGCCATCCAGGCGGCCACGATCCCGACCCTCCTCGCGGGTCGCGACGTCGTCGGCTTGGCCCAGACCGGCACGGGGAAGACGGCGGCATTCGCCCTGCCGATCCTCGACCGGCTCGACGTCTCGCAGAAGACGCCGCAGGCGCTCGTCCTCGCACCGACGCGCGAGCTCGCGCTGCAGGTGTGCGAGGCGTTCGAGAAGTACGCGTCGCACCTGCGAGGCGTGCACGTGCTCCCCGTCTACGGCGGCCAGGGGTACGGCGTGCAGCTGTCGGCCCTGCGCCGAGGTGTGCACGTCATCGTCGGCACGCCCGGACGCATCATGGACCACCTCGACAAGGGAACGCTCGACCTCACCGAGTTGAAGTACCTCGTGCTCGACGAAGCCGACGAGATGCTCAAGATGGGCTTCGCGGAAGACGTCGAGACGATCCTCGCCGACACCCCCGACACCAAGCAGGTCGCGCTCTTCTCGGCGACGATGCCCGCGGCCATCCGGCGCATCTCGCAGCAGTACCTCAACGACCCCGAAGAGATCACGGTCAAGACCAAGACGACGACGTCGTCGACGATCACGCAGCGCTACCTCATCGTCTCCTTCCAGCAGAAGATGGATGCCTTGACACGCATTCTCGAGACCGAGAACTTCGACGGCCTCATCGTCTTCGGCCGCACGAAGAGCGTCACGGAGGAGATCGCCGAGAAGCTGCGCGCCCGCGGGTACTCCGCCGCTGCCATCAACGGCGACGTCGCGCAGCCGGTGCGCGAGAAGACCATCAACCAGCTGAAGTCGGGCAAGCTCGACATCCTCGTCGCGACCGACGTGGCCGCGCGTGGCCTCGACGTCGAGCGCATCTCGCACGTCGTGAACTTCGACATCCCCACCGACACCGAGTCCTACGTCCACCGCATCGGCCGCACGGGTCGCGCGGGACGGTCGGGTGACGCGATCAGCTTCGTGACGCCCCGCGAGCGCGGGCTCGTTCGAGCGATCGAGCGCGCCACGCGTCAGGAGCTCACCGAGATCCCGCTGCCGAGTGTGGACGAGGTCAACGTGACGCGCCTCGCGCGCTTCGACGACGGCATCACGGCTGCGCTCGGCGACACGGAGCGCATCGACCGCTTCCGCGACATCGTCGCCCACTACGTGCGGCACCACGACGTTCCTGAGGTGGACGTCGCGGCCGCCCTCGCGGTCGTCGCCCAGGGCGATTCGCCTCTTCTCCTCGAACCCGACCCGGAGCCGACGCGCCGCGACCGCGGCGATCGCGACCGCGACCGCGGCGACCGGCCCGGACGCTTCGACCGGGACCGCGAGGGCGGCGAACGTCGCCCTCGGGTGCCTCGTGAGGGGATGGCGACCTATCGGATCGCGGTCGGGAAACGCCATCGTGTCGAGCCCCGGCAGATCGTCGGCGCGCTGGCGAACGAGGGCGGCCTCAAACGCGACGACTTCGGAGCCATCCAGATCCGGCCGGACTTCTCCCTGGTCGAACTCCCCGCCGACCTTCCGCGGGCAACGCTCGACCGGCTCGAGGGGACCCGCATCTCGGGCCGGCTCATCGAGCTGCGACTCGACACGGGCGGACCGTCGCGCGGAGCGCGCCGCGACAGCGAACGCCCGCCGCGCAAGCCGCGCCACTGA
- a CDS encoding GyrI-like domain-containing protein — MAETPKIVVRAAIPYVAITADVTMDDLAAVVPPLTGEVFAWLAARGIQPAGAPFWRYDVIDMERRLVIETGLPLAAPVDGDSRVQSGVLPAGRYATVVHVGHPQTLVDATSRLLAWGEEQGLRWDASPTPDGERWGCRLETYLDDPDTDMDHWRTELAFKLAGD, encoded by the coding sequence ATGGCCGAGACCCCGAAGATCGTCGTTCGAGCCGCGATCCCGTACGTCGCCATCACCGCCGACGTCACGATGGACGACCTGGCGGCCGTGGTGCCGCCGCTGACGGGCGAGGTCTTCGCCTGGCTCGCGGCGAGGGGCATCCAGCCCGCAGGCGCCCCGTTCTGGAGATACGACGTCATCGACATGGAGCGCCGCCTCGTGATCGAGACGGGCCTCCCGCTCGCCGCCCCTGTCGACGGTGACTCCCGTGTCCAGTCAGGCGTGCTGCCCGCCGGTCGCTATGCGACGGTCGTCCACGTCGGCCACCCGCAGACGCTGGTGGACGCGACGTCACGCCTGCTCGCCTGGGGCGAGGAGCAGGGCCTCAGATGGGATGCTTCGCCGACACCCGACGGCGAACGCTGGGGCTGCCGCCTCGAGACGTACCTGGATGACCCGGACACCGACATGGATCACTGGCGGACGGAACTCGCCTTCAAGCTCGCCGGCGACTGA
- a CDS encoding threonine/serine exporter family protein encodes MISALIAVAVLVVAAILLFVFRHRGERDIAVSARAALITGAVSIRPDAEPDAAGAVVSAEAVGSAMIQAGFTVETVQDVLSDIAHVNGVPESDVLVFPNAVLMSARDGTRRETGAVAGADGQLLLSQIDEVQRTADAARTGVLDPHSTAERIRRIRLIEPAYGPVLRVVGYGFLSGALSVLLGASWLGVSLSVALGLVVGAGLLLSERVPRRYGALITVALAFLVAAVVLLLVRMGWGSGILAALLAPLVVLLPGALLTTAVLELSMGHMISGAGRAAAGGMQLILLGAGIVTAGAIVGVPDFDFSKQPDLLGPVAPWIAVAVFGVAICVHRSAPRKSIPWILFVLYVAYAAQVLGDLLVGGVLSAFVGALVVTPVTALVARQPSGPAALVSFTPAFALLVPGAIGLVSVADVLGGDSAGTASLVTTLATMVAIALGVLAGSSLSNRMRRPAL; translated from the coding sequence GTGATCTCGGCGCTGATCGCTGTCGCTGTGCTGGTGGTGGCGGCGATCCTCCTGTTCGTCTTCCGGCACCGCGGGGAGCGCGACATCGCCGTCAGCGCACGCGCCGCCCTCATCACGGGAGCCGTCTCGATCCGACCGGATGCTGAGCCGGATGCTGCGGGAGCGGTGGTGTCTGCCGAAGCGGTCGGCAGCGCCATGATCCAGGCGGGCTTCACCGTGGAGACGGTGCAGGACGTGCTGAGCGACATCGCCCACGTCAACGGGGTGCCGGAGAGCGACGTCCTCGTCTTCCCCAATGCCGTGCTGATGTCCGCGCGCGACGGCACACGGCGCGAGACGGGCGCCGTGGCGGGGGCCGACGGGCAGCTTCTGCTGTCGCAGATCGATGAGGTGCAGCGGACGGCCGATGCCGCGCGCACGGGCGTTCTCGACCCGCACTCGACGGCCGAGCGGATCCGCCGCATCCGCCTCATCGAACCGGCTTACGGCCCGGTCCTGCGCGTGGTCGGCTACGGCTTCCTGAGCGGCGCGCTTTCGGTTCTTCTCGGCGCGTCATGGCTGGGCGTGTCGCTCTCGGTCGCCCTCGGACTGGTGGTGGGCGCCGGGCTCCTCCTCAGCGAACGAGTGCCCCGACGGTACGGCGCGCTCATCACGGTCGCCCTGGCATTCCTGGTGGCCGCCGTCGTCCTGCTGCTGGTCCGGATGGGGTGGGGCAGCGGCATCCTGGCGGCTCTTCTCGCGCCCCTCGTCGTGCTGCTGCCGGGCGCGCTGCTCACGACGGCGGTGCTCGAGCTGTCGATGGGGCACATGATCTCGGGAGCGGGCAGAGCGGCCGCCGGCGGCATGCAGCTCATCCTCCTCGGCGCGGGGATCGTGACGGCGGGCGCGATCGTCGGCGTGCCCGACTTCGACTTCAGCAAGCAGCCCGACCTGCTCGGCCCGGTCGCGCCGTGGATCGCCGTCGCCGTGTTCGGCGTGGCGATCTGCGTGCACCGGTCCGCGCCGAGGAAGTCGATCCCCTGGATCCTCTTCGTCCTCTACGTCGCCTACGCCGCACAGGTGCTCGGCGACCTCCTCGTCGGCGGAGTGCTCTCCGCGTTCGTCGGCGCACTCGTGGTGACCCCGGTCACGGCGCTCGTCGCGCGGCAGCCCTCCGGCCCCGCCGCTCTGGTGAGCTTCACTCCGGCGTTCGCCCTGCTCGTGCCCGGCGCGATCGGGCTCGTCAGTGTCGCCGACGTGCTGGGGGGCGACTCGGCCGGAACCGCTTCCCTCGTCACGACGCTGGCGACCATGGTGGCGATCGCACTCGGAGTCCTCGCGGGGTCGAGCCTGTCGAACCGGATGCGCCGTCCGGCGTTGTGA
- a CDS encoding DUF1653 domain-containing protein, translated as MTSASPAVLEPGIYRHFKGALYEVIGTGRHSETEEHLVFYRKLYDDYSFWVRPLDMFVESVSRDDYEGPRFVRIA; from the coding sequence ATGACGTCAGCGTCGCCCGCCGTCCTCGAGCCCGGCATCTACCGGCACTTCAAGGGCGCTCTCTACGAAGTGATCGGCACAGGGCGGCACAGCGAGACCGAGGAGCACCTCGTCTTCTACCGCAAGCTCTACGACGACTACAGCTTCTGGGTGCGACCGCTCGACATGTTCGTCGAGTCCGTCAGCCGTGACGACTACGAGGGTCCGCGGTTCGTCCGGATCGCTTGA
- a CDS encoding tryptophan-rich sensory protein, producing MSVTTTKPTDRSTRTRDIARQILILVSSVLAIVAAFVGSGAFFGTPIQEAAGGFLDADSTLIAPGTGAFRIWSVIYTGMLAYAIWQALPGQRGDERQVRIGWWVAASLILNAVWIGVVQADLLFLSLPVIVLLLIVLCRIFVILRRTRPKNKVEVIVADGAIGLYLGWVIIATAANATAILVAAGFDGFGIAPEFWSSLVLAAAAAIGIALAFWGGGRIAPTLSLCWGIAWVAVARFTDEPYSPITAIAAVIAVVLILGATAIARVRHDQGAAGAQQR from the coding sequence GTGTCGGTCACAACGACGAAGCCCACCGATCGCAGCACCCGCACGCGTGACATCGCGAGGCAGATCCTCATCCTCGTCAGCTCCGTGCTCGCCATCGTCGCCGCCTTCGTCGGGTCGGGCGCATTCTTCGGCACTCCGATCCAGGAGGCGGCGGGCGGTTTCCTCGACGCCGATTCGACCCTCATCGCGCCCGGCACCGGTGCGTTCCGCATCTGGAGCGTCATCTACACCGGCATGCTCGCGTACGCCATCTGGCAGGCGCTGCCCGGTCAGCGCGGCGACGAGCGGCAGGTGCGGATCGGCTGGTGGGTGGCGGCATCGCTGATCCTCAACGCGGTCTGGATCGGCGTCGTGCAGGCCGATCTGCTGTTCCTCAGCCTGCCGGTCATCGTGCTGCTCCTGATCGTGCTGTGCCGGATCTTCGTCATCCTGCGACGCACCAGGCCGAAGAACAAGGTCGAGGTCATCGTCGCCGACGGCGCGATCGGCCTCTATCTGGGCTGGGTCATCATCGCGACAGCGGCGAACGCCACTGCGATCCTCGTCGCGGCGGGCTTCGACGGATTCGGCATCGCGCCCGAGTTCTGGTCGTCCCTCGTCCTCGCGGCGGCCGCCGCCATCGGCATCGCACTCGCGTTCTGGGGCGGGGGGCGGATCGCGCCCACGCTCTCGCTGTGCTGGGGGATCGCCTGGGTGGCCGTCGCCCGCTTCACGGATGAGCCGTACTCACCGATCACGGCGATCGCCGCTGTCATCGCCGTCGTGCTCATCCTCGGCGCGACCGCGATCGCTCGTGTGCGTCACGACCAGGGAGCGGCCGGCGCGCAGCAGCGGTGA
- a CDS encoding FAD-dependent oxidoreductase — MDTLDVVVIGAGLAGLRCAAELAARGRQVVVLEAADRVGGRQRTDRLDGFTLDRGFHVLNTAYPAVRASVDIHRLGVRKLPTAVRVRRPDGSMTTLAHPLRHPGLIPGTLGSGLVTPRDLAGLARWLGPVALRPRAAVARPDRTVRAGWDDAGLTGALRTEVLSPFFSGVLADASESTSDTYVRLLARSFLPAGAGLPVAGIGGLPRALASRARAAGADIRLGRAVSRLRRRENRWEIRALGEGRVLARDVVVAVGAEAVGLLTDVPVPSTRGLQTWWFGADEAPASSILTLDGSRGGPIVNSLAISATVPQAAPPGRHLIQATCLWAPERVATEGEVRAQLSRLWGPASGSWELLRRDDIPHALPALPPPMRRPSPARIGDRLHLAGDHRETPSIQGALISGMRAAASVLAAQTR; from the coding sequence ATGGACACGCTCGACGTGGTCGTGATCGGTGCCGGACTCGCGGGTCTGCGCTGCGCCGCGGAACTCGCGGCGCGCGGCCGCCAGGTCGTCGTGCTCGAGGCCGCGGACCGGGTGGGCGGACGCCAGCGGACCGATCGCCTGGACGGCTTCACGCTCGACCGCGGGTTCCACGTCCTGAACACGGCCTATCCGGCCGTCCGCGCGTCGGTCGACATCCATCGCCTCGGCGTGCGGAAGCTGCCGACGGCGGTGCGCGTGCGCCGCCCCGATGGTTCGATGACGACGCTCGCCCACCCGCTGAGGCATCCGGGCCTGATCCCCGGGACCCTCGGAAGCGGTCTCGTGACGCCGCGGGACCTCGCCGGGCTCGCGCGGTGGCTCGGGCCCGTCGCCCTCCGTCCGCGCGCCGCGGTCGCGCGCCCCGACCGCACCGTCCGCGCCGGGTGGGACGACGCCGGACTGACCGGCGCCCTGCGCACAGAGGTGCTGTCGCCGTTCTTCTCCGGCGTTCTCGCGGACGCGTCGGAATCGACGTCCGACACCTACGTGCGCCTGCTCGCCCGATCGTTCCTGCCGGCCGGGGCGGGGCTGCCCGTCGCGGGGATCGGCGGTCTCCCGAGAGCCCTCGCCTCGCGGGCTCGTGCCGCGGGAGCCGACATACGACTCGGCCGTGCGGTGAGCCGGCTCCGGCGCCGCGAGAATCGGTGGGAGATCCGCGCGCTCGGCGAGGGTCGTGTTCTCGCGCGCGACGTCGTCGTCGCCGTCGGCGCGGAAGCCGTCGGCCTGCTCACCGACGTGCCGGTCCCGTCGACCAGAGGGCTGCAGACGTGGTGGTTCGGCGCGGACGAGGCCCCGGCATCCTCCATCCTGACTCTCGACGGAAGCCGCGGAGGGCCGATCGTCAACTCGCTGGCGATCTCCGCCACGGTGCCGCAGGCGGCGCCGCCGGGTCGCCACCTCATCCAGGCCACCTGCCTGTGGGCTCCTGAGCGTGTCGCGACCGAAGGGGAGGTGCGCGCCCAGCTCTCCCGGCTGTGGGGTCCCGCATCCGGGTCATGGGAGCTCCTGAGGCGCGACGACATCCCGCACGCACTTCCCGCGCTTCCCCCGCCCATGCGACGCCCGTCACCGGCGCGGATCGGCGACCGACTGCACCTCGCGGGCGACCACCGCGAGACGCCCTCGATCCAGGGTGCGCTGATCTCCGGGATGCGAGCGGCCGCCTCTGTGCTGGCGGCTCAGACGAGATGA
- a CDS encoding asparagine synthase: MGRTAEAIDEGLSIASAAARLTVRNHILVEAIANDSPYDPEKVGAFARATLVALADEQRDAAALVRRQRKAAWGKYSDSHGTHDYRDRDTRNLRRRERQYLGVAKELRRRADDPEKVRELVTEARDAAWGDVESNLQRRLRVEGMRPEYDPDYATMRDARMQALRLVDLPRLGAHRRRLAQAVPEPESD, encoded by the coding sequence ATGGGCAGAACCGCAGAAGCGATCGACGAGGGACTCTCGATCGCTTCGGCCGCGGCCCGACTCACCGTCCGCAACCACATCCTCGTCGAGGCCATCGCCAACGACTCGCCCTACGACCCCGAGAAGGTCGGGGCATTCGCGCGGGCGACGCTCGTCGCCCTGGCAGACGAGCAGCGGGATGCCGCGGCCCTCGTCCGCCGCCAGCGCAAGGCCGCGTGGGGCAAGTACAGCGACTCGCACGGCACGCACGACTATCGCGACCGCGACACCCGCAATCTCCGCCGTCGCGAGCGCCAGTACCTGGGTGTCGCGAAGGAGCTGCGCCGTCGCGCCGACGACCCGGAGAAGGTGCGCGAGCTCGTCACGGAGGCCCGCGATGCCGCGTGGGGGGACGTCGAGTCCAACCTGCAGCGGCGGCTGCGGGTCGAGGGCATGCGGCCGGAGTACGACCCCGACTACGCGACGATGCGGGATGCCCGCATGCAGGCCCTCCGGCTCGTCGACCTGCCGCGTCTCGGCGCGCACCGCCGTCGCCTCGCCCAGGCCGTGCCCGAGCCCGAGTCGGACTGA